From Rhodovastum atsumiense, a single genomic window includes:
- a CDS encoding ABC transporter permease, with amino-acid sequence MSGIELDLPAPATIAVRHPPRGDRGRALRRTAANPAALTGLLILLLVTLAALTAPLTFPGDPLDMVARPLLWPGQDARFPLGTDALGRDVLAGLVHGARVSLLVGAAATLVSLLLGTTVGALAGYFGGRTDDVLVRLVEIFQTVPGFILLIVVVAIAGPSVPAITGAIGLVAWPAIARLVRGEFRSLREAEFVLAARALGFGHAHIILREILPNALPPVIVMASVGVATAILMESALSFMGLGDPNVISWGSMIGAGRELLRSAWYLSAVPGLAIVVTVLALNLIGDGLNEALNPRLAAS; translated from the coding sequence ATGAGCGGGATCGAGCTGGACCTGCCCGCCCCGGCCACGATCGCCGTACGGCATCCCCCGCGCGGCGACCGTGGCCGCGCCCTGCGGCGCACCGCCGCCAACCCGGCCGCCCTGACCGGGCTGCTGATCCTGCTGCTGGTGACGCTGGCGGCACTGACGGCCCCCCTGACCTTTCCCGGCGACCCGCTCGACATGGTGGCACGGCCGCTGCTGTGGCCGGGGCAGGATGCGCGCTTCCCGCTGGGGACGGACGCGCTCGGCCGCGACGTGCTGGCCGGGCTGGTGCACGGCGCGCGGGTCAGCCTGCTGGTAGGGGCCGCGGCGACGCTGGTCAGCCTGCTGCTGGGCACCACGGTCGGCGCGCTCGCCGGCTATTTCGGCGGGCGCACCGACGACGTGCTGGTGCGGCTGGTCGAGATCTTCCAGACCGTGCCCGGCTTCATCCTGCTGATCGTGGTCGTCGCCATCGCCGGGCCCTCGGTGCCGGCGATCACCGGCGCCATCGGCCTGGTCGCCTGGCCGGCGATCGCGCGGCTGGTGCGCGGCGAGTTCCGCAGCCTGCGCGAGGCCGAGTTCGTGCTGGCGGCACGCGCCCTGGGCTTCGGCCATGCCCACATCATCCTGCGCGAGATCCTGCCCAACGCCCTGCCACCGGTGATCGTCATGGCCTCGGTCGGCGTCGCCACCGCGATCCTGATGGAAAGCGCGCTGTCCTTCATGGGGCTGGGCGATCCCAACGTGATCAGCTGGGGCTCGATGATCGGCGCCGGCCGCGAGCTGCTGCGCAGCGCGTGGTACCTCAGCGCCGTCCCGGGCCTCGCCATCGTGGTCACGGTGCTGGCGCTGAACCTGATCGGCGATGGGCTGAACGAGGCGCTCAACCCGCGCCTCGCCGCGTCCTGA
- a CDS encoding acyl-CoA dehydrogenase family protein, with protein sequence MTIATAAVISPAAPAPLDPDSAGFQALLDGIALGAVERERERIHPFEPLAQIRAARLGALRLPRADGGLGASNRQLYDVIIRLADADANVAHSLRSHFIFVERYLLGPRLGPVQETWRQAVAEGAIFGIASGETQTKTVGNAVENTLLTPDGDGFRLNGTKFYSTGTLYADYVQVRARLPDGALASAILPISRPGVEAVDDWDGFGQRVTGSGTTLFQDVRVEPHEVIPDEADGFARAPYSNTAAQLFLTAVNAGILRATLRDAAALVRRRDRNFYYAPSERPADDPVLQQTVGVIASNAFVAGAAVLAAADALDRLDARRHGPDAAAAAHEAALLAAQAKIVVDDLAIRSGSLLFDVGGASATRRGPDLDRHWRNARTISSHNPATYKAVWVGNHVINGTPLPANSFF encoded by the coding sequence ATGACCATAGCGACTGCTGCCGTCATTTCGCCGGCCGCGCCGGCGCCGCTCGATCCGGACAGCGCGGGCTTCCAGGCGCTGCTGGACGGCATCGCCCTCGGTGCCGTCGAACGCGAGCGCGAGCGGATCCATCCCTTCGAACCGCTCGCGCAGATCCGCGCCGCCCGCCTCGGCGCGCTGCGGCTGCCGCGCGCGGATGGTGGCCTGGGGGCAAGCAACCGCCAGCTCTATGATGTGATCATCCGGCTGGCCGACGCCGATGCCAATGTCGCGCATTCCCTGCGCAGCCACTTTATCTTCGTCGAACGCTACCTGCTCGGCCCGCGCCTCGGCCCGGTGCAGGAAACGTGGCGGCAGGCGGTGGCCGAGGGCGCGATCTTCGGCATCGCCTCCGGCGAGACGCAGACCAAAACCGTCGGCAACGCCGTCGAGAACACGCTGCTCACGCCGGATGGCGACGGGTTCCGCCTCAACGGCACCAAGTTCTACAGCACCGGCACGCTGTATGCGGATTACGTGCAGGTGCGCGCCCGGCTGCCGGACGGCGCACTGGCCTCGGCGATCCTGCCGATCAGCCGTCCCGGTGTGGAGGCGGTGGACGATTGGGACGGGTTCGGGCAGCGCGTCACCGGCTCCGGCACCACGCTGTTCCAGGACGTGCGGGTGGAGCCGCACGAGGTGATCCCGGACGAGGCGGACGGCTTCGCCCGCGCGCCCTATTCCAACACCGCCGCGCAACTCTTCCTGACCGCGGTCAACGCCGGCATCCTCCGCGCCACCCTGCGCGACGCCGCGGCGCTGGTGCGGCGGCGCGACCGCAATTTCTACTACGCCCCGAGCGAGCGCCCGGCGGACGACCCGGTGCTGCAGCAGACGGTCGGCGTGATCGCCAGCAACGCCTTCGTCGCCGGCGCGGCCGTGCTGGCGGCGGCCGACGCCCTGGACCGGCTGGATGCCCGGCGGCATGGCCCGGACGCGGCGGCGGCGGCCCACGAGGCGGCTTTGCTGGCGGCCCAGGCCAAGATCGTGGTCGACGACCTCGCCATCCGCTCCGGCTCGCTGCTGTTCGACGTGGGCGGGGCTTCGGCGACCCGGCGCGGCCCGGATCTCGACCGCCACTGGCGCAACGCCCGCACCATCTCCTCGCATAACCCGGCGACCTACAAGGCGGTATGGGTCGGCAACCACGTCATCAACGGCACGCCCTTGCCGGCGAACAGTTTTTTCTGA
- a CDS encoding GNAT family N-acetyltransferase, giving the protein MTRRIAASAGSPADPPLAVTALTDPTQLPDLVPDWWGLWHIAENPLPFTSPGWLVAWWRHLGGGPLCVLTVRDRSRLIAVLPMFGHEGPEGARLLPLGISVSDMFDLLVAPGRTEEAVTALAAALAGFRCYRCEFHEVPASSALCSLARRTTVQSTAPVLDVPRFASLSARAGPQRRLRRAQGIAAMADLVLDRPGSEAMESLFILHGLQWHARGEEGVLAARNLQNFHIEAARELERAGALRLHRIRHHDRTIAMLYGFHVRGRTYAYLSGTDPDYARLSLGTVLIGAAIEAAHAEGAREFDFLRGPEPYKYAWGAVDRPLLRLDLGLPARTRAPHRPPAERARSRRAVPA; this is encoded by the coding sequence ATGACGCGCCGGATCGCAGCGAGCGCAGGCTCGCCGGCCGATCCGCCTTTGGCCGTCACCGCACTGACGGATCCGACCCAGTTGCCGGACCTGGTGCCAGACTGGTGGGGACTCTGGCACATCGCGGAAAATCCGTTGCCCTTCACCTCGCCCGGATGGCTGGTGGCGTGGTGGCGCCATCTCGGTGGCGGCCCGCTCTGCGTGCTGACGGTGCGCGACCGCAGCAGGCTGATCGCGGTGCTGCCCATGTTCGGCCACGAGGGACCGGAGGGCGCGCGGCTGCTGCCGCTGGGCATCAGCGTCTCCGACATGTTCGACCTGCTGGTCGCCCCCGGCCGCACGGAAGAGGCGGTGACGGCACTGGCCGCTGCGCTCGCGGGATTCCGCTGCTACCGCTGCGAGTTCCACGAAGTGCCGGCGAGCAGCGCGCTTTGCTCGCTCGCCCGTCGCACCACGGTGCAGAGTACGGCGCCGGTGCTGGACGTTCCACGATTCGCCTCGCTTTCGGCCCGCGCCGGCCCGCAGCGGCGGCTGCGCCGCGCGCAGGGCATCGCCGCGATGGCGGACCTGGTGCTCGACCGCCCCGGCAGCGAGGCCATGGAGAGCCTGTTCATCCTGCACGGGCTGCAATGGCACGCGCGCGGCGAGGAGGGCGTTCTTGCCGCACGCAACCTGCAGAATTTCCACATCGAGGCCGCGCGGGAACTGGAGCGGGCGGGCGCGCTGCGCCTGCACCGGATCCGCCATCACGACCGCACCATTGCCATGCTCTACGGCTTCCATGTGAGGGGCCGCACCTATGCCTATCTCAGCGGCACCGATCCGGATTATGCACGGCTTTCCCTGGGCACGGTGCTGATCGGCGCCGCCATCGAGGCCGCACATGCGGAAGGCGCCCGCGAATTCGACTTCCTGCGCGGCCCGGAGCCCTACAAATATGCCTGGGGCGCCGTTGACCGCCCGCTGCTGCGCCTCGATCTCGGCCTTCCGGCCAGGACGAGGGCGCCGCACCGGCCCCCGGCCGAGCGGGCCCGCTCCCGCCGCGCCGTGCCCGCGTGA
- a CDS encoding RrF2 family transcriptional regulator, which yields MLTNKAKYGVKAVVYLAGLPPGETALIADIAARNNIPKKFLDAILLELRNAGLVRSRKGPGGGYALARSAREIKVGEVIRALDGPLVPLACANAETAVSCEDCATMAVCPVRMVMSEVNDAVSAILDRTSLSALVAQTPVPRRRDAWAYEI from the coding sequence ATGCTGACGAACAAGGCCAAGTATGGCGTGAAGGCGGTGGTGTATCTTGCCGGCCTGCCGCCGGGCGAGACGGCGCTGATCGCCGACATTGCCGCGCGCAACAACATCCCCAAGAAGTTCCTCGACGCCATCCTGCTGGAGTTGCGCAATGCCGGTCTGGTGCGGTCGCGCAAGGGGCCGGGTGGCGGCTATGCGCTGGCGCGCAGTGCGCGGGAGATCAAGGTCGGCGAGGTGATCCGGGCGCTCGACGGCCCGTTGGTGCCGCTGGCCTGTGCCAATGCCGAGACCGCCGTTTCCTGCGAGGACTGTGCGACCATGGCGGTCTGTCCGGTGCGGATGGTGATGTCGGAGGTCAATGACGCGGTGTCCGCCATCCTCGACCGCACCAGCCTCTCCGCCCTGGTGGCGCAGACCCCGGTGCCGCGGCGCCGCGACGCCTGGGCCTACGAGATCTGA
- a CDS encoding formylglycine-generating enzyme family protein — protein MGLGLALLLAATAPARADWRETLRGWLPGLGQADRPRPAPAPVAAPLEVIRDCADCPDMVLIQAGSFEMGVPRDEDRREGTRDADARPVHPVRITQAFYLGKYHVTRGQYAAFAHATGRPVKPPVFPQADDHPAVNIAWADAVAYAAWLSQRTGRAYRLPSEAEWEYAARAGTVTARYWGDSPEGQCLFANGWDQSAQSGVSRAGTPSCEDGYEFTAPVGRFRPNAFGLHDMLGNATQWVQDCWHTSYEQAPADGTADQSGACTSRVLRGGSWIHYPWWLRAGYRAGVAADLRLDYFGFRLARSAAP, from the coding sequence ATGGGGCTCGGACTGGCCCTGCTGCTGGCGGCGACGGCGCCGGCCCGGGCGGACTGGCGCGAGACCTTGCGGGGATGGTTGCCGGGCCTGGGTCAGGCCGACCGGCCCCGGCCAGCCCCCGCCCCGGTCGCCGCGCCCCTGGAGGTGATCCGCGACTGCGCCGACTGCCCGGACATGGTGTTGATCCAAGCGGGCAGTTTCGAGATGGGCGTGCCCCGGGACGAAGACCGGCGCGAAGGCACCCGCGACGCCGATGCGCGCCCGGTGCATCCGGTGCGGATCACCCAGGCGTTCTATCTCGGCAAATATCACGTCACGCGCGGGCAGTACGCCGCCTTCGCGCACGCCACCGGGCGCCCGGTGAAGCCGCCCGTCTTCCCCCAGGCCGATGACCATCCCGCGGTCAACATCGCCTGGGCGGACGCGGTCGCCTACGCCGCCTGGCTGAGCCAGCGGACCGGCCGGGCCTACCGGCTGCCGAGCGAGGCGGAATGGGAATATGCCGCCCGCGCGGGTACCGTCACCGCACGCTACTGGGGCGACAGCCCGGAAGGCCAATGCCTGTTCGCCAATGGCTGGGACCAGTCGGCGCAATCCGGGGTGAGCCGGGCCGGCACGCCATCCTGCGAGGACGGGTACGAATTCACCGCGCCGGTGGGCCGGTTCCGGCCGAACGCCTTCGGGCTGCACGACATGCTCGGCAACGCCACCCAGTGGGTGCAGGATTGCTGGCACACCAGCTACGAACAGGCGCCGGCGGACGGCACGGCGGACCAGTCGGGCGCCTGCACGTCACGGGTGTTGCGGGGCGGATCGTGGATCCATTACCCCTGGTGGCTGCGCGCCGGCTATCGCGCCGGCGTGGCCGCCGATCTGCGGTTGGATTACTTCGGCTTCCGCCTCGCCCGCAGTGCCGCACCCTGA
- a CDS encoding response regulator: protein MRPSIAGGEPGAERNDPFSLRILLVEDDLLVSTTEEELLGEMGHQVIARATNAREALEAAARDCPDVALVDIRLADGDSGLDVARALLSRFQVRSIFVSGSLLAGDGGGSFQGTFPIALVYKPFTMSSLRTALVLAGDVLRNAGAPLAHQPRALAGNQAAARCIG, encoded by the coding sequence ATGAGACCTTCCATTGCTGGTGGCGAGCCCGGAGCCGAACGGAACGATCCATTTTCTCTGCGTATTCTGCTCGTGGAGGACGATCTGCTGGTATCGACCACCGAAGAAGAACTTCTGGGCGAAATGGGGCATCAGGTTATCGCCCGCGCCACCAATGCGCGGGAAGCGTTGGAGGCGGCGGCCCGGGACTGCCCGGATGTCGCCCTGGTCGATATCCGCCTCGCCGACGGCGACAGCGGCCTTGATGTCGCCCGGGCCCTGCTCAGCCGGTTCCAGGTGCGGTCGATCTTTGTCAGCGGCAGCCTGCTTGCCGGGGACGGGGGTGGCTCCTTCCAGGGAACGTTCCCGATCGCGCTGGTCTACAAGCCGTTCACCATGTCGAGCCTGCGGACGGCACTGGTCCTGGCCGGCGACGTGCTGCGCAATGCCGGCGCCCCTCTGGCCCATCAGCCCCGCGCGCTGGCCGGTAACCAGGCGGCGGCACGCTGTATCGGCTGA
- a CDS encoding ABC transporter substrate-binding protein — MTSYPHQIGSLPRVGSAGGHGTVRRRGLLRLGMVAAVTAPFGLRPSPASAAAELGAPAILQGRNKLTIIWTPSSLCNVVIGLAQRQGIYEKHGLDVTTLNVGSDTSAILEALALGKADATSNFLLRFLKPLEAGFDVKLTAGVHGGCSILIGSRDAGIEKLQDLAGKRIGMSDLSSPMKLLYEIHLRKNGVPPDSITWRQFPADVFPLAVQKKEIEAFADGHPTAYYAIKRSNGRLFELASNGTGELGQYTCCVLAVSGKLLRENRPAAVALTRAMVEASKMVDRNNSLAVDAAQHYSPRQVKPEEIGEMIASYPYDEVRGCPTGEAFRKHVLYFAQGLKETGILKPSTDVVKFTNRITLDILSTS; from the coding sequence ATGACGTCGTATCCGCATCAGATCGGCAGCCTGCCCCGCGTCGGTTCGGCCGGTGGGCATGGGACGGTCCGGCGCCGCGGCCTGCTGCGCCTGGGCATGGTGGCCGCCGTGACGGCGCCGTTCGGGCTGCGCCCGTCGCCGGCCAGCGCCGCCGCGGAGCTGGGGGCCCCGGCAATCCTGCAGGGGCGCAACAAGCTGACCATCATCTGGACCCCCTCTTCGCTGTGCAACGTGGTCATCGGCTTGGCGCAGCGGCAGGGCATCTACGAAAAGCATGGGCTGGACGTCACCACGCTCAATGTCGGGTCGGACACCTCGGCCATCCTGGAGGCTCTGGCCCTGGGCAAGGCCGATGCCACCTCGAATTTCCTGTTGCGTTTCCTCAAGCCGCTGGAAGCTGGGTTCGACGTGAAGCTGACCGCCGGCGTGCATGGTGGCTGCTCGATCCTGATCGGCTCGCGCGATGCCGGGATCGAGAAGCTGCAGGACCTGGCCGGCAAGCGCATCGGCATGAGCGACCTCAGCAGCCCGATGAAGCTGCTGTACGAAATCCACCTGAGGAAGAACGGGGTGCCGCCGGATTCGATCACCTGGCGGCAGTTTCCCGCCGACGTCTTCCCCCTTGCCGTGCAGAAGAAGGAGATCGAAGCCTTCGCCGACGGCCATCCCACGGCCTATTACGCGATCAAGCGCAGCAATGGCCGGCTGTTCGAGCTTGCCTCGAACGGCACCGGCGAGCTTGGCCAGTACACCTGCTGCGTGCTGGCGGTCAGCGGCAAGCTGCTGCGCGAGAACCGCCCGGCCGCCGTCGCGCTGACGCGCGCCATGGTCGAAGCTTCAAAAATGGTCGACCGCAACAACAGCCTTGCCGTCGACGCGGCGCAGCACTACTCCCCGCGCCAGGTCAAGCCGGAGGAGATCGGCGAGATGATCGCGAGCTACCCATACGACGAGGTGCGCGGTTGCCCGACCGGCGAGGCCTTCCGCAAGCACGTGCTCTATTTCGCGCAAGGGCTGAAGGAGACCGGCATTCTCAAGCCCAGCACCGACGTGGTGAAATTCACCAACCGCATCACCCTCGACATCCTGTCGACGAGCTGA
- a CDS encoding ABC transporter permease, translated as MTGSPRVLKALCRTAWQAIPTVAGIVLLDFFLLRLAPGDVADVLAGEAGAATAETMTALRARFGLDLPALGQFLNYLDALAHFSLGQSPRYNMPVAALIGQRMPNTLLLMGVALALALVLGVAVGALMARFAGGWIDRVLSVGALLFYSTPGFWIGLMLIVLFSVHLGWLPSGGAETIGAGLGGLAALLDRARHMVLPALSLALFYVAIYARLTRGVMLEVQSQDFVRTARAKGLSRLAVTFRHALPNALLPVATMAGIHLGGLMGGAVVVETVYSWPGLGRLAFEAVMGRDFTLLLGILLLSSLLVVAVNALSDVVQAWLDPRLELR; from the coding sequence ATGACCGGTTCCCCGCGCGTGCTGAAGGCGTTGTGCCGCACCGCGTGGCAGGCGATCCCGACCGTGGCGGGCATCGTCCTGCTGGATTTCTTCCTGCTGCGGCTGGCGCCGGGCGACGTCGCCGACGTGCTGGCCGGCGAGGCCGGCGCGGCGACGGCGGAGACGATGACGGCGCTGCGGGCCCGGTTCGGCCTCGACCTGCCGGCGCTCGGGCAGTTCCTGAACTACCTCGATGCCCTCGCGCATTTCAGCCTCGGCCAGTCACCGCGCTACAACATGCCGGTGGCGGCGCTGATCGGGCAGCGCATGCCCAACACACTGCTGCTGATGGGGGTCGCCCTGGCGCTCGCCCTGGTGCTGGGCGTCGCCGTGGGGGCGCTGATGGCGCGCTTCGCCGGGGGCTGGATCGACCGCGTGCTCTCGGTCGGCGCGTTGCTGTTCTACTCCACGCCGGGGTTCTGGATCGGACTGATGCTGATCGTGCTGTTCTCGGTCCACCTCGGCTGGCTGCCAAGCGGCGGGGCGGAGACGATCGGCGCCGGGCTCGGTGGCCTCGCCGCCCTGCTCGACCGCGCCCGCCACATGGTGCTGCCGGCGCTTTCGCTCGCGCTGTTCTACGTCGCCATCTACGCGCGCCTGACCCGCGGGGTGATGCTGGAGGTGCAGTCACAGGATTTCGTGCGCACCGCCCGCGCCAAGGGGCTGTCGCGGCTGGCCGTCACCTTCCGCCACGCCTTGCCCAACGCGCTGCTGCCGGTGGCCACCATGGCGGGGATCCATCTCGGCGGGCTGATGGGCGGGGCGGTGGTGGTGGAGACGGTCTATAGCTGGCCGGGGCTGGGACGGCTCGCCTTCGAGGCGGTGATGGGACGCGACTTCACCCTGCTGCTGGGCATCCTGCTGCTGTCCTCGCTGCTGGTGGTGGCGGTCAACGCCCTGAGCGACGTGGTGCAGGCCTGGCTTGATCCGCGCCTGGAACTGCGCTGA
- the cutA gene encoding divalent-cation tolerance protein CutA gives MRIFYVTLNTAEEAGRIARLLLERKVAVCCNWFPITCAYRWEGRIVEEAETVLLVKTQPGRRAAIEQAVAEVVSFTNCIAELAPESVNAPFRAWLDAEVPVTPESDLPRS, from the coding sequence ATGCGCATCTTCTACGTGACCCTCAACACGGCGGAGGAAGCGGGCCGCATCGCCCGTCTCCTGCTCGAACGCAAGGTTGCTGTCTGCTGCAACTGGTTTCCCATCACCTGCGCCTATCGCTGGGAAGGTCGCATCGTCGAGGAAGCGGAGACGGTGCTGCTGGTCAAGACACAGCCCGGCCGGCGCGCGGCGATCGAACAGGCCGTCGCCGAAGTCGTCAGCTTCACCAATTGCATCGCCGAACTCGCCCCGGAATCGGTCAATGCGCCGTTCCGGGCCTGGCTCGACGCCGAGGTCCCGGTCACGCCGGAGAGTGACCTGCCCCGATCCTGA
- a CDS encoding ABC transporter substrate-binding protein — protein sequence MDSNANGVVAGSPAPERPPAASGPRRRNLLKLGAVVGTAGMVGALPRLLRAADLAAPALIQTRTKITIIWSPSALCLVVIGLAKRQGIFDKYGLDVDILDVGYDTTTVVQAVALGKADATSNFVLSMLKPLEGGFDMKLTAGTHGGCSILVASRAAGIATLQDLRGKRIGMKDLTSPMKMLYDIHLGRNGLPPDSYTWRQYPPDVFTIAVQKGEIDAFADGYPNAYFAIKRSNGTLFELAANGTGELGKRTCCALGISGRLIRDNRPAAAALTRAMVEASLAVDHNNFLAVEAAQFFSPRQVKPEELGEMIAAYPYDEERGCPTGEALRRQILWYAQGLKETGVLRSGTDPDQFTNRIVLDLLTS from the coding sequence ATGGATTCAAACGCCAACGGCGTGGTCGCCGGTAGCCCTGCCCCTGAACGGCCGCCTGCCGCATCGGGGCCGCGTCGGCGCAATCTGTTGAAGCTCGGGGCCGTTGTCGGCACCGCAGGAATGGTCGGCGCATTGCCGCGGTTGCTTCGCGCCGCCGATCTGGCCGCGCCGGCGTTGATCCAGACCCGCACCAAAATCACCATCATCTGGTCGCCGTCCGCACTGTGCCTCGTGGTGATCGGACTGGCGAAGCGGCAAGGCATCTTCGACAAGTACGGGCTGGATGTGGACATCCTCGATGTTGGATACGACACCACAACGGTCGTCCAGGCCGTCGCACTCGGCAAGGCGGACGCCACATCCAATTTCGTGCTGAGCATGCTCAAGCCGCTCGAAGGCGGCTTCGACATGAAGCTGACCGCGGGGACACATGGCGGCTGCTCGATCCTGGTGGCCTCGCGTGCGGCCGGCATCGCCACGCTGCAGGATTTGCGCGGCAAGCGGATCGGCATGAAAGACCTGACCAGCCCGATGAAGATGCTTTACGACATCCATCTCGGTCGCAACGGCTTGCCGCCCGACTCGTACACCTGGCGGCAGTATCCGCCTGACGTCTTCACCATTGCCGTCCAGAAAGGCGAGATCGATGCCTTTGCCGACGGCTATCCCAACGCCTATTTCGCGATCAAACGCAGCAACGGGACATTGTTCGAACTGGCCGCCAACGGCACGGGCGAACTGGGGAAACGCACGTGCTGTGCGCTGGGGATCAGCGGCCGGTTGATCCGTGACAACCGCCCGGCGGCAGCAGCACTCACCCGCGCCATGGTCGAAGCCTCGCTCGCCGTTGATCACAACAACTTCCTGGCTGTCGAGGCCGCACAATTCTTTTCACCCCGTCAGGTCAAGCCGGAAGAACTGGGGGAAATGATCGCGGCCTATCCCTACGACGAGGAACGCGGCTGCCCGACCGGTGAAGCGTTGCGCCGTCAAATCCTCTGGTACGCGCAGGGGCTGAAGGAAACCGGCGTCCTCAGGTCGGGCACGGATCCGGATCAGTTCACCAATCGGATCGTCCTGGATCTGCTCACCAGTTGA
- a CDS encoding LLM class flavin-dependent oxidoreductase codes for MPAGRRLHLGAFMRPVGIHTGWWRYPGAYADANFNFAHLRRFAQTLERGCFDAFFMADHLAVLNMPVAALRRSATVTSFEPLTLLAALSAVTERIGLVATASTTFEAPYHIARRFASLDHLSRGRAGWNVVTTANPDAALNFGLEEHVEHGARYRRAREFLDVVTGLWDSWADDAFLRDAESGLFFDPARLHVLDHKGPHFSVRGPLNIARPVQGWPVIVQAGASEAGRQLAAETAEVVFAAGGRIEDARAFYADVKARLDRLGRPRDELKILPGALVVVGGTDAEAREKKALLDSLVHPDSGLASLSIALGHDASGFDLDAPLPDIPETNASKSSRDRVLALARRENLTVRQLAERAGSYGGLAFVGTPRRIADEMEAWLAAEACDGFNIMFHTVPEGLDAFVDTVVPELQRRGLFRTAYEGKTLRDHLGLRRPGNRFFPRPRAAT; via the coding sequence GTGCCTGCCGGCCGCCGGCTGCATCTGGGGGCGTTCATGCGCCCTGTCGGCATCCATACCGGATGGTGGCGCTATCCGGGCGCCTATGCCGATGCGAACTTCAACTTCGCGCATCTGCGACGTTTCGCGCAGACCCTCGAACGCGGCTGCTTCGACGCGTTCTTCATGGCGGATCATCTCGCCGTGCTGAACATGCCGGTGGCGGCGCTGCGCCGCAGCGCGACGGTGACGTCCTTCGAGCCGCTGACGCTGCTGGCCGCCCTTTCGGCGGTCACCGAGCGGATTGGGCTGGTCGCCACCGCCTCGACCACCTTCGAGGCGCCCTACCACATCGCCCGCCGTTTCGCCTCCCTCGATCACCTCAGCCGCGGGCGGGCCGGCTGGAACGTGGTCACCACCGCCAATCCCGACGCGGCGCTGAATTTCGGTCTGGAGGAGCATGTCGAGCACGGTGCGCGCTATCGCCGCGCGCGCGAGTTCCTCGACGTGGTCACCGGGCTGTGGGACAGTTGGGCCGACGATGCCTTCCTGCGTGATGCTGAAAGCGGCCTCTTTTTCGATCCGGCGCGGCTGCACGTGCTCGACCACAAGGGGCCGCATTTCTCGGTGCGCGGCCCGCTGAACATCGCCCGGCCGGTGCAGGGCTGGCCGGTCATCGTGCAGGCCGGGGCGTCGGAGGCCGGGCGGCAACTGGCGGCGGAGACCGCGGAGGTCGTGTTCGCCGCCGGCGGCCGCATCGAGGATGCCCGCGCCTTCTACGCCGATGTCAAAGCCCGGCTCGACCGTCTCGGCCGCCCCCGCGATGAGCTGAAGATCCTGCCCGGCGCGCTGGTGGTGGTGGGCGGGACGGACGCCGAGGCGCGCGAGAAGAAGGCGCTGCTCGACAGCCTGGTGCATCCCGACAGCGGCCTTGCCTCGCTTTCGATCGCGCTCGGCCACGATGCCTCTGGCTTCGATCTCGACGCGCCGCTACCCGATATTCCCGAGACCAACGCGAGCAAGAGCAGCCGCGACCGCGTGCTGGCCCTGGCACGGCGCGAGAACCTCACGGTGCGGCAACTCGCCGAACGCGCCGGCAGTTATGGCGGCCTCGCCTTCGTCGGCACGCCGCGCCGCATCGCCGACGAGATGGAGGCCTGGCTCGCCGCCGAGGCCTGCGACGGCTTCAACATCATGTTCCACACCGTACCGGAGGGCCTCGACGCCTTCGTCGACACGGTGGTGCCTGAACTGCAGCGCCGGGGCCTGTTCCGCACGGCCTACGAGGGGAAGACGCTGCGCGACCACCTGGGACTTCGCCGCCCCGGCAACCGCTTCTTTCCACGGCCGCGCGCGGCGACCTAG